In the Malus domestica chromosome 16, GDT2T_hap1 genome, one interval contains:
- the LOC103416864 gene encoding DNA-directed RNA polymerase V subunit 7-like, which produces MGGIERINVRRKRVKRTGKPPKKEKTVRCRCLPHSFKLRGSLPVCPSHRLIPTSRSLPEPRKFSQLGFSFPPNRYQIFQVDLSMFYQVELLREVPVLAENLDRDRLVSTRSVVTRLLEDLLREKADKDLGYFLAVTGLKRIGKGEVVDNSGDVFFPVVFNCRMFLPCKGEILEGVVHHIYRLGVFLRCGPVKYVFLSARKMPNFRYVAGENPVYLNDDLAKIDNDVVIRFKVLGVRWIEIRDDIRKEFVMLASLEGDSLGPLTLPGPDGLDL; this is translated from the exons ATGGGCGGAATCGAAAGGATCAACGTGAGGCGGAAAAGAGTAAAAAGAACCGGAAAACCCCCGAAAAAAGAGAAAACTGTCCGCTGCCGTTGCCTCCCTCACTCGTTCAAATTGCGTGGAAGCCTTCCAGTTTGTCCTTCCCATCGACTTATTCCCACCAGCAGATCTCTTCCAGAACCCAGAAAGTTTTCTCAATTGGGGTTTTCTTTTCCTCCGAATCGTTACCAG ATTTTCCAAGTAGATTTGAGCATGTTTTATCAAGTGGAATTGCTCAGGGAAGTGCCTGTCCTTGCTGAAAATCTAGACCGAGACAGACTTGTTTCTACAAGGTCCGTTGTCACACGGCTTTTGGAGGATTTGTTAAGGGAGAAGGCAGACAAGGACCTCGGATACTTTCTTGCAGTCACTGGCCTAAAGAGGATAGGAAAGGGAGAAGTTGTGGACAACTCTGGAGACGTCTTCTTCCCTGTAGTATTCAATTGTCGCATGTTCCTACCTTGCAAGGGAGAGATCTTGGAAGGAGTCGTTCATCACATATACAGGCTTGGGGTTTTCTTGAGATGTGGACCTGTTAAATATGTTTTTCTCTCCGCTCGGAAAATGCCAAACTTCCGCTATGTTGCTGGCGAAAATCCAGTCTACTTGAACGACGACCTTGCAAAGATAGATAACGATGTTGTAATTCGCTTCAAGGTGCTTGGAGTCAGATGGATAGAGATTAGGGACGATATAAGGAAGGAGTTTGTGATGCTTGCCAGTTTAGAGGGCGATTCGCTTGGTCCCCTTACATTACCGGGTCCTGATGGACTGGATTTGTAA
- the LOC103425712 gene encoding CRM-domain containing factor CFM3A, chloroplastic/mitochondrial-like: MTLMPSRQLYPTSLFDSFQSSLSKFNSAHIQFFRYGSSIPFKNHTFYATHCIISSPLNPDPNPMRNLCSSSWINKWNESHKHNRPKPPRAVLDYQSSEGGNGSGNGGGSTMEKIVEKLKKFGYVDDSNDSKGEVRGRVIEKGSVEDIFYVEEGMLPNSRGRFSADSPLGVENVFGSDGKVRFPWEKPAEEEKQEEGSVRRKSRTSVAELTLPESELRRLRNLTFQKKHKTRIGGAGVTQAVVDMIHERWKTSEIVRLKVEGPPALNMKRMHEILERKTGGLVVWRSGTSLSLYRGVSYEVPSVQLNKRIYKKNDSSSASLPTVADKTVGDFVEIASYSNVNTPQEKLESTFLEKKDTEQLPEVKYEDEVDELLDNLGPRFKDWPGCDPLPVDADMLPGIVPGYEPPFRVLPYGVRSSLGLQEATSLRRLARVLPPHFALGRSRQLQGLAVAMAKLWERSLIAKIALKRGVQLTTSERMAEDIKRLTGGVLLSRNKDFLVFYRGKNFLSPEVTEALLERERLAKSLQDEEEQARLRASAMVIPNVEQAQHFGTAGTLGETLDADAKWGKRMDNHHKKKVMQEADILRHSNLGRKLERKLAFAERKLMKAEQALSKVEECLKPSMQQADPDSITDEERFMFRKLGLRMKAFLLLGRRGVFDGTVENMHLHWKYRELVKIMVNAKSFEQVKKIALALEAESGGVLVSVDKVSKKFAIIVYRGKDYHRPSTLRPKNLLTKRKALARSIEIQRQEALLKHISVVQSKVDTLRSEIEQMDAVKEHGDEVLYDKLDSSYPTDDDDDSEEEDVYLETYSAENDGEDEGNYSTHDPHLESIFPFNIQNEDSQTELEVPRQHLYAVPEGSLDND; the protein is encoded by the exons ATGACTCTCATGCCCAGTCGTCAACTTTACCCTACGAGCTTGTTCGACTCGTTCCAGAGCTCCTTGTCGAAATTCAATAGCGCCCATATCCAGTTCTTCAGGTATGGCTCTTCAATTCCTTTCAAGAACCACACTTTCTATGCCACCCACTGCATTATCAGCTCTCCTTTAAACCCTGACCCAAACCCAATGAGGAATTTGTGTAGTAGTAGTTGGATTAATAAATGGAATGAATCCCACAAGCATAATCGACCAAAACCGCCTCGGGCCGTGTTGGATTATCAGAGTAGTGAAGGTGGGAATGGTTCAGGAAATGGTGGTGGTAGTACAATGGAGAAGATAGTGGAGAAATTGAAGAAGTTTGGGTACGTTGATGATAGTAATGACAGTAAAGGGGAAGTAAGGGGGAGagtgattgagaagggttcagTGGAGGATATATTTTATGTTGAGGAAGGAATGCTGCCAAATTCGAGGGGTAGGTTCTCGGCTGATTCGCCATTGGGGGTAGAGAATGTGTTTGGAAGTGATGGGAAGGTAAGGTTTCCATGGGAAAAGCCTGCAGAGGAAGAGAAGCAGGAGGAGGGTTCGGTGAGGAGGAAGAGTAGGACTTCAGTAGCGGAATTGACACTTCCAGAGTCTGAGTTGAGGAGGCTGAGGAATTTGACATTTCAGAAGAAGCACAAAACTAGGATTGGAGGTGCTGGTGTTACCCAAGCCGTAGTGGACATGATCCACGAGAGATGGAAGACTTCGGAGATTGTGAGATTGAAAGTTGAAGGTCCACCAGCTCTTAACATGAAGAGAATGCATGAGATATTGGAG CGGAAAACTGGTGGTTTGGTGGTCTGGAGGTCGGGCACATCTCTTTCTTTATACAGAGGTGTGAGCTATGAGGTTCCTTCAGTGCAACTAAACAAGCGGATATACAAGAAAAATGACAGCTCTTCGGCATCTTTACCAACTGTTGCTGATAAAACTGTGGGAGACTTTGTTGAGATTGCTTCTTATAGTAATGTAAATACACCCCAAGAAAAGCTGGAGAGTACTTTCTTGGAGAAGAAAGACACAGAACAATTGCCAGAAGTGAAGTATGAAGATGAAGTAGACGAACTTTTAGATAATTTAGGCCCCAGATTCAAAGATTGGCCCGGATGTGATCCATTACCTGTAGATGCAGATATGCTTCCAGGGATAGTTCCTGGTTACGAACCACCCTTCAGAGTACTTCCATATGGTGTGCGATCTTCCCTTGGTTTACAAGAGGCAACATCTTTGAGAAGGCTGGCGAGGGTTCTTCCACCACATTTTGCTTTAG GTCGAAGCAGACAGCTCCAGGGTCTAGCAGTGGCCATGGCTAAATTATGGGAACGAAGTTTGATTGCAAAGATTGCACTGAAACGTGGTGTCCAGCTGACTACTAGCGAGCGAATGGCTGAAGACATCAAG AGATTGACTGGGGGTGTGCTGCTATCTCGAAACAAAGACTTCTTGGTCTTCTATAGGGGGAAGAATTTTTTGTCTCCAGAGGTCACTGAAGCGTTACTGGAAAGGGAGAGATTGGCGAAATCCCTTCAAGATGAAGAGGAGCAGGCAAGGTTAAGAGCTTCAGCCATGGTCATACCAAATGTTGAACAAGCTCAACACTTTGGTACCGCGGGTACACTTGGGGAGACCTTGGATGCAGATGCTAAGTGGGGAAAGAGGATGGATAATCATCATAAGAAAAAAGTGATGCAAGAAGCAGACATATTAAGGCACTCCAATTTGGGCAGAAAGCTTGAACGAAAGCTTGCCTTT GCTGAAAGAAAGTTAATGAAAGCTGAACAAGCCTTATCTAAGGTAGAGGAGTGTTTGAAACCATCTATGCAGCAAGCTGACCCAGACAGCATTACTGATGAAGAGAGGTTTATGTTTCGTAAGCTTGGTTTACGGATGAAAGCTTTCTTACTTCTTG GTAGACGTGGAGTGTTTGATGGTACAGTGGAGAACATGCATTTACACTGGAAATACCGGGAATTGGTCAAGATAATGGTGAATGCTAAAAGTTTTGAGCaggtaaaaaaaattgcattagCACTTGAAGCTGAGAGCGGAGGTGTCTTGGTTTCAGTGGATAAAGTTTCCAAAAAGTTTGCCATAATTGTGTACCGGGGAAAGGACTATCACCGACCTTCTACATTGAGGCCAAAGAATCTCTTGACAAAAAGGAAAGCATTGGCACGCTCTATTGAGATTCAACGGCAGGAG GCTCTTCTAAAACATATTTCAGTGGTGCAGAGTAAAGTGGACACACTTAGATCCGAAATA GAACAAATGGATGCTGTGAAAGAGCATGGAGATGAAGTATTGTACGACAAATTAGATTCTTCATATCCgactgatgatgatgatgattccGAG GAAGAAGATGTTTATCTTGAAACATATAGCGCAGAAAATGATGGTGAAGATGAAGGCAATTACTCAACTCACGATCCTCACCTGGAAtccatttttccttttaatatCCAGAATGAGGATTCTCAAACGGAGTTGGAAGTTCCTCGACAACATTTGTATGCTGTGCCAGAGGGTTCACTAGACAATGATTAG
- the LOC103425733 gene encoding embryogenesis-associated protein EMB8-like: MDCFRSFHDSSANPYELLFTAATLIPVWHYLLGFLIISYVFLYNYLDFHFWQDFFTGFRGSYVDLTYNSNSHIYHGMVSKCRVLHARYLATPWLASPHLQNLFLNFFGNTPDVTYQRESFRLSDGGTIALDWAAAARSHIFGGGLVPKDDSTTPIVVVLPGLTSDSDSAYVRHLAFNTAKMGWNVVISNHRGLGGVPLTSDFIYNCGWTDDIREVSNHLHHKHPKAPLFLIGTSIGANILVKYLGEDGNNVPVAGAAAICNPWDFLIGDRFIQRTLLQKLYDKALTKGLQWYAQFHQHAYSRLANWDGKMHCIRHYHATCDVEKVETVDTFYRRTSSSIYVCNVAVPLLCISALDDPICTRESIPWDECRNNVNVVLATTKHGGHLAFFEGFTCSGIWWVSAVDEFFKVLNCSKYMHVKKNKKIKSTTSGAELSLDSSIPRVAEDGIGVVFQLVKVAAFVKGVAFAKVVAQNLGMGA; the protein is encoded by the exons ATGGACTGCTTTCGGAGCTTTCATGACTCTTCCGCCAACCCCTACGAACTTCTTTTCACCGCCGCGACCCTCATTCCCGTCTGGCACTACTTGTTAGGGTTCCTCATCATCTCCTATGTGTTCCTCTACAACTACTTGGACTTCCATTTCTGGCAAGACTTTTTCACTGGATTCAGAGGCTCTTATGTGGACTTGACATACAACTCCAATTCCCACATCTACCACGGCATGGTTTCCAAGTGCCGGGTACTCCATGCCCGGTACTTGGCCACGCCCTGGCTCGCCAGCCCTCATCTGCAGAATCTTTTCCTCAATTTTTTTGGCAACACTCCTGACGTCACATACCAAAGAGAATCTTTTCGCCTGTCGGATGGCGGTACTATTGCGTTGGATTGGGCGGCGGCAGCGAGATCTCATATATTTGGTGGTGGTCTTGTGCCTAAAGATGACAGCACAACCCCCATTGTAGTTGTACTTCCCGGACTAACAAGTGATTCGGATTCCGCTTATGTAAGGCATCTTGCCTTTAACACAGCTAAAATGGGATGGAATGTAGTAATCAGCAACCACAGAGGACTTGGTGGAGTTCCACTTACTTCAGACTTCATCTACAATTGCGGATGGACTGATGATATTCGCGAAGTCAGTAATCACCTCCACCATAAGCATCCCAAGGCTCCATTGTTTCTTATCGGAACAAGCATAG GTGCCAACATTTTGGTGAAGTATCTTGGGGAAGACGGAAACAATGTCCCGGTTGCTGGCGCTGCAGCCATCTGTAATCCGTGGGACTTTCTCATTGGTGACAGATTCATTCAGCGTACCTTGCTGCAGAAGTTATATGACAAAGCTCTAACAAAAGGCCTTCAATGGTATGCACAATTTCACCAGCATGCCTACTCCCGGCTTGCAAATTGGGACGGCAAGATGCATTGCATTCGACACTACCATGCTACCTGTGACGTGGAGAAGGTTGAGACTGTCGACACATTTTACAGGCGCACAAGCAGTTCCATCTACGTGTGCAACGTGGCGGTTCCCCTTCTTTGTATCAGCGCGTTGGACGATCCAATCTGCACCAGAGAGTCCATTCCTTGGGATGAATGTAGGAACAATGTGAATGTTGTTTTGGCCACCACAAAGCACGGCGGTCACTTGGCGTTTTTCGAAGGCTTCACTTGTTCCGGGATCTGGTGGGTGAGTGCTGTGGATGAGTTTTTCAAGGTTCTGAACTGTAGCAAGTATATGCatgtaaagaagaataagaagattAAGAGTACTACTTCTGGGGCAGAATTGTCATTGGACTCTAGTATTCCTAGGGTTGCAGAAGATGGAATCGGAGTGGTGTTTCAATTGGTGAAGGTAGCTGCATTTGTTAAGGGAGTTGCATTCGCCAAAGTTGTTGCCCAAAACTTAGGAATGGGGGCTTAA
- the LOC103425713 gene encoding transcription factor bHLH92-like, with protein sequence MDQYILKALEGELLWYDERPPVVPNQSAFVLYTNTPVIDKLPSDVTKSMNTNKRMLQFLRKSWQPATARNEAEPDGKHRGFRHMINERMRREKQKQSYLALHSLLPNGTRSDKNWIVQMTAMNIQQLKRYKEELIKRNVELEALLVENEKERVKWSKIRLKVANPTSGIESMLEVLKCLQYLGLKARNVHSNFSPEEFSAELEIETKIGAAEIEEAVQETLNKAEMKLRFPFPGR encoded by the exons ATGGACCAATATATCCTCAAAGCATTGGAAGGTGAATTGTTATGGTATGACGAGAGGCCTCCAGTAGTACCGAATCAAAGCGCTTTTGTGCTGTACACAAATACACCCGTCATTGATAAGCTTCCCAGTGATGTCACAAAATCCATGAATACGAACAAGAGGATGCTGCAATTCTTGAGGAAAAGCTGGCAACCTGCAACGGCAAGAAATGAAGCCGAACCAGACGGCAAACACCGGGGTTTTCGCCACATGATCAACGAGCGCATGAGGAGGGAGAAGCAGAAGCAGAGCTACTTAGCCTTGCATTCTTTACTGCCCAATGGAACCAGG AGTGATAAGAATTGGATTGTGCAAATGACAGCTATGAACATTCAGCAGCTGAAGAGGTacaaggaggaattgatcaagaGGAACGTGGAGCTGGAAGCGCTTTTGGtagaaaatgaaaaggaaagaGTGAAATGGAGCAAGATTAGATTAAAGGTGGCTAATCCTACATCAGGAATTGaatctatgttggaggttcttAAGTGCTTGCAATATTTGGGTTTGAAAGCCAGAAATGTTCACTCTAATTTCTCCCCTGAGGAGTTTTCAGCAGAACTGGAAATTGAAACCAAG ATTGGAGCTGCAGAGATAGAAGAGGCTGTGCAAGAAACACTCAATAAAGCTGAGATGAAACTGCGTTTTCCATTTCCAGGAAGGTGA